In one Brassica oleracea var. oleracea cultivar TO1000 chromosome C9, BOL, whole genome shotgun sequence genomic region, the following are encoded:
- the LOC106316675 gene encoding GATA transcription factor 12-like yields the protein MEEEAHEFFHTADHFSVDDLLVDFPNDEDEENDLIADSDGADTTTAVADSSNSSSFSNTGFPTFHGDVQDGTSFSGDLCVPSDELAELEWLSNFVEDSFSTEHVQKLQLKPGYKTRPDSKSEPGRKTLKSSSPVFTTDVSVPAKARSKRSRAAACNWASRELPKEAFYDNPFTGETIISSLYLSPPSSPTLTAQLWRKLAVDASRRKKDSSTDSGEDERRCLHCATDKTPQWRTGPMGPKTLCNACGVRYKSGRLVPEYRPVASPTFVLSKHSNSHRKVMQLRRQKEMTKSHHDHHGKDTAMILDVSSDGDDYLIHHNVV from the exons ATGGAAGAAGAAGCTCATGAATTCTTTCACACAGCGGACCATTTCTCCGTCGATGACCTCTTGGTCGATTTCCCTAACGATGAAGACGAGGAGAACGATCTCATTGCTGATTCCGACGGCGCCGACACAACCACCGCCGTAGCCGACAGCTCTAACTCCTCCTCCTTCTCCAACACCGGTTTTCCCACTTTCCACGGTGACGTTCAAGACGGAACCAGCTTCTCCGGCGACCTCTGCGTACCG AGTGATGAGTTAGCTGAGCTAGAGTGGTTGTCGAACTTCGTGGAGGACTCGTTCTCGACCGAACATGTTCAAAAGCTCCAGCTTAAACCCGGTTACAAGACCCGACCCGACTCAAAATCCGAACCCGGCCGGAAAACCCTGAAAAGCAGCAGCCCGGTTTTCACCACTGACGTCTCTGTGCCGGCCAAAGCCAGGAGCAAACGCTCACGCGCGGCAGCATGCAACTGGGCCTCACGAGAGCTTCCCAAGGAAGCCTTTTACGACAACCCGTTCACCGGAGAAACCATTATCTCCAGCCTCTACCTGTCTCCGCCGTCCTCGCCGACGCTCACGGCTCAACTCTGGAGAAAGCTAGCCGTCGACGCGTCCCGGCGGAAGAAAGATTCCTCGACGGACTCCGGCGAAGATGAGCGTCGGTGTCTCCACTGCGCCACCGACAAGACGCCGCAGTGGCGGACGGGTCCAATGGGTCCGAAGACTCTGTGCAACGCTTGCGGCGTGAGGTACAAATCGGGACGTCTTGTACCGGAGTACCGGCCGGTGGCGAGTCCGACGTTCGTGCTGTCAAAACATTCCAATTCTCATCGGAAAGTTATGCAGCTCCGGCGACAGAAGGAGATGACCAAGTCCCACCATGACCATCATGGTAAGGATACTGCCATGATTCTCGACGTTTCATCGGACGGTGATGATTACTTGATCCACCATAACGTTGTCTGA